The Streptomyces seoulensis genome contains a region encoding:
- a CDS encoding urease accessory protein UreD, which yields MGARAARRVDGVTATGVRARARIEARADGRGGTALPVLEGDGPLAPRRTRAHGTEARVLLVGAMSGPLGGDRFSVETRVGEGARLHLGSAAATLALPGQAKGEARYDVRLDVAAGGELHWLPEQLISARGSDLHVTTRAELAPGARLLLREEQVLGRAGEESGRLTSRLTVRLAGATLLDQELCCGPGAPGGWDGPAVLGGHRSVGQLVLVSPELRDIPAEPRMLGEGTALMPLAGPAVLVSAVAPDALALRRRLDEALTLLTADRS from the coding sequence ATGGGTGCGCGAGCGGCTCGCCGCGTGGACGGCGTGACCGCCACCGGGGTCCGCGCCCGCGCCCGGATCGAGGCCCGCGCCGACGGCCGGGGCGGCACCGCGCTCCCGGTGCTGGAGGGGGACGGCCCGCTGGCCCCGCGCCGTACCCGCGCCCACGGCACCGAGGCCCGTGTCCTGCTGGTCGGCGCGATGAGCGGCCCGCTCGGCGGCGACCGCTTCTCCGTCGAGACCCGGGTGGGGGAGGGCGCCCGGCTGCACCTGGGGTCGGCCGCCGCCACCCTCGCACTGCCCGGCCAGGCCAAGGGCGAGGCCCGCTACGACGTACGGCTCGACGTGGCAGCCGGAGGCGAGCTGCACTGGCTGCCCGAGCAACTGATCTCGGCCCGAGGCAGCGACCTGCACGTCACCACGCGCGCCGAACTGGCACCCGGAGCACGACTGTTGCTGCGCGAGGAGCAGGTGCTCGGGCGGGCCGGGGAGGAGTCGGGGCGGCTCACCAGCAGGCTCACCGTCCGCCTCGCGGGCGCCACGCTGCTCGACCAGGAGCTGTGCTGCGGTCCAGGGGCACCCGGCGGCTGGGACGGCCCCGCCGTACTGGGCGGACATCGCTCGGTCGGGCAACTGGTCCTCGTGTCACCGGAGTTGCGTGATATCCCGGCGGAGCCCCGGATGCTGGGGGAGGGCACCGCGCTGATGCCGCTCGCCGGGCCGGCGGTCCTCGTCAGCGCCGTGGCGCCCGACGCGCTGGCCCTGCGCCGCCGCCTGGACGAGGCGCTGACGCTACTGACCGCCGATCGGAGCTGA
- the bioB gene encoding biotin synthase BioB produces the protein MDLLNTLVDKGLRRETPTREEALAVLATSDDDLLDVVAAAGKVRRHWFGRRVKLNYLVNLKSGLCPEDCSYCSQRLGSTAGILKYTWLKPDEASAAAAAGLTGGAKRVCLVASGRGPTDRDVDRVSDTIKAIKEQNEGVEVCACLGLLSDGQAERLRAAGADAYNHNLNTSEATYGDITTTHTYADRVDTVHKAHAAGLSACSGLIAGMGERDEDLVDVVFALRELDPDSVPVNFLIPFEGTPLAKEWNLTPQRCMRILAMVRFVCPDVEVRIAGGREVHLRSLQPLALHLANSIFLGDYLTSEGQAGKADLEMIADAGFEVEGADEVTLPEHRTAGGCGSRAAEAGCGSHAGGGVCGTAEAPATAEPRTDLVAVRRRGAGTDLAPNA, from the coding sequence ATGGACCTGCTGAACACGCTGGTGGACAAGGGACTGCGGCGCGAGACGCCGACGCGCGAGGAAGCGCTCGCCGTACTCGCCACCTCCGACGACGACCTGCTCGATGTGGTGGCCGCGGCCGGGAAGGTGCGGCGGCACTGGTTCGGCCGCAGGGTGAAACTCAACTATCTGGTCAACCTCAAGTCGGGCCTGTGCCCGGAGGACTGCTCCTACTGCTCCCAGCGGCTGGGCTCCACGGCCGGCATCCTCAAGTACACCTGGCTCAAGCCGGACGAGGCCTCCGCGGCGGCCGCCGCGGGGCTCACCGGGGGCGCCAAGCGGGTGTGCCTGGTGGCGTCCGGGCGCGGGCCCACGGACCGGGACGTGGACCGGGTGTCCGACACCATCAAGGCCATCAAGGAACAGAACGAGGGCGTGGAGGTGTGCGCCTGCCTGGGTCTGCTGTCGGACGGTCAGGCGGAGCGGCTGCGCGCGGCGGGTGCCGACGCCTACAACCACAACCTCAACACCTCCGAGGCGACCTACGGGGACATCACCACCACCCACACCTACGCCGACCGGGTGGACACGGTGCACAAGGCGCACGCGGCCGGCCTCTCGGCCTGCTCGGGGCTGATCGCGGGCATGGGCGAGCGCGACGAGGACCTCGTGGACGTGGTGTTCGCGCTGCGCGAGCTGGACCCGGACTCCGTTCCGGTGAACTTCCTGATCCCGTTCGAGGGCACCCCGCTGGCCAAGGAGTGGAACCTCACCCCGCAGCGCTGCATGCGCATCCTGGCGATGGTCCGCTTCGTCTGTCCGGACGTGGAGGTCCGGATCGCGGGCGGCCGTGAGGTGCACCTGCGCTCGCTGCAGCCCCTCGCGCTGCACCTGGCCAACTCGATCTTCCTCGGGGACTACCTGACCAGCGAGGGCCAGGCGGGCAAGGCCGACCTGGAGATGATCGCGGACGCCGGGTTCGAGGTGGAGGGCGCGGACGAGGTGACGCTGCCGGAGCACCGGACGGCGGGCGGTTGCGGTTCGCGGGCGGCAGAAGCCGGGTGCGGGTCGCACGCCGGGGGCGGGGTGTGCGGCACGGCCGAGGCGCCGGCCACCGCCGAGCCGCGTACCGACCTGGTCGCCGTGCGCCGCCGGGGTGCCGGTACGGACCTCGCGCCCAATGCCTGA
- a CDS encoding urease subunit beta — protein MIPGEVLFADGPVVCNEGRETTRLTVLNAADRPVQVGSHYHFAEANPGLDFDRAAAHGRRLDIAAGTAVRFEPGIPVEVELVPLGGARIVPGLRGETGGALDA, from the coding sequence ATGATTCCCGGAGAAGTGCTGTTCGCGGACGGCCCGGTCGTCTGCAACGAGGGCCGCGAGACCACCCGGCTCACCGTCCTCAACGCCGCCGACCGGCCCGTCCAGGTCGGCTCCCACTACCACTTCGCCGAGGCCAACCCCGGCCTGGACTTCGACCGGGCCGCCGCGCACGGCAGGCGGCTGGACATCGCCGCCGGTACGGCCGTCCGCTTCGAGCCCGGCATCCCCGTCGAGGTCGAACTCGTCCCGCTCGGCGGCGCCCGGATCGTGCCCGGACTGCGCGGCGAGACCGGAGGCGCCCTCGATGCCTGA
- a CDS encoding C40 family peptidase, whose product MTALNRVPSLMARAGTASALTLAAVGGSIVVPGLATDASAATTATKALNVAASKKGAPYRYGATGPRRFDCSGLTLYSFKKAGKSLPRTAAQQYNKTHHISSGRRKAGDLVFFHSGSSVYHVGIYAGKGKIWHAPKTGDVVRLQKIWTKSVWYGRVN is encoded by the coding sequence ATGACTGCGCTCAATCGTGTCCCGTCGCTGATGGCCCGGGCCGGTACGGCCTCGGCTCTCACCCTGGCCGCGGTCGGCGGCTCCATCGTGGTGCCGGGACTGGCCACCGACGCCTCCGCCGCGACCACCGCGACGAAGGCACTGAACGTCGCGGCTTCCAAGAAGGGCGCACCGTACCGCTACGGGGCCACCGGTCCCCGCAGGTTCGACTGCTCGGGCCTGACGCTGTACTCGTTCAAGAAGGCGGGCAAGTCCCTGCCGCGTACGGCCGCACAGCAGTACAACAAGACGCACCACATTTCCTCAGGCCGCCGCAAGGCCGGTGACCTGGTGTTCTTCCACTCGGGTTCCAGCGTCTACCACGTCGGCATCTACGCCGGTAAGGGCAAGATCTGGCACGCGCCCAAGACCGGGGACGTGGTGAGGCTGCAGAAGATCTGGACCAAGAGCGTCTGGTACGGCCGGGTGAACTGA
- a CDS encoding ATP-binding protein, giving the protein MADHLEASVTLPSDPASVSTARSYVVGTLAGWGLPSDDEVTDTVRLIVSELATNAVQHTLGQSPTFTVDVVLARDELLLIGVTDSHPRLPKRLPAAVAQDNGRGMAIIRCLTVECGGKLRVRPTREGGKTVFVELPWSVPSQPRATAARPEPSPAR; this is encoded by the coding sequence ATGGCAGACCACCTGGAAGCATCCGTCACGCTGCCGAGCGATCCCGCCTCGGTCTCCACGGCCCGGTCCTATGTGGTGGGCACCCTGGCCGGCTGGGGGCTGCCCTCGGACGACGAGGTGACCGACACCGTCCGCCTCATCGTCTCCGAACTCGCCACCAACGCCGTCCAGCACACCCTGGGCCAGTCGCCCACCTTCACCGTGGACGTCGTGCTGGCCAGGGACGAGCTGCTGCTCATCGGCGTGACGGACAGCCATCCGAGGCTGCCCAAGAGACTTCCGGCCGCCGTCGCCCAGGACAACGGGCGCGGCATGGCCATCATCCGCTGTCTCACCGTCGAGTGCGGCGGCAAGCTCCGCGTCCGTCCGACCCGCGAGGGCGGCAAGACGGTCTTCGTCGAGCTGCCCTGGAGCGTCCCGAGCCAGCCGCGGGCCACCGCGGCCCGGCCGGAGCCCTCCCCGGCCCGCTGA
- a CDS encoding type II toxin-antitoxin system Phd/YefM family antitoxin — MAYEIPVTQARAELADLINRVVYGGERVTVTRHGKPLVALVSAADLERLEALDAQAASDAPERDEQVISSVSGVHEVSASPPLERQRFGIAAEHRRPGTS; from the coding sequence ATGGCCTACGAGATTCCGGTGACGCAAGCCAGGGCTGAGCTCGCCGACCTGATCAACCGCGTGGTGTACGGCGGTGAGCGCGTCACGGTGACCCGGCACGGCAAGCCGCTCGTCGCGCTGGTCTCGGCCGCCGACCTGGAGCGGCTGGAGGCGCTCGACGCGCAGGCCGCCTCCGACGCGCCGGAGCGCGACGAGCAGGTGATCAGCTCCGTCTCCGGCGTGCACGAGGTCTCCGCCTCCCCGCCGCTGGAGCGGCAGCGCTTCGGCATCGCCGCCGAGCACCGCCGGCCGGGCACCTCCTGA
- a CDS encoding urease accessory protein UreF — protein MSRAALLVLADGRFPAGGHAHSGGAEAAVKAGRIADAASLEDFCRGRLHTTGLVAASLAAAAVLGLPVGELDAAADARTPSPALRTAARRLGRQLLRAARATWPNPELDALAQEFPKGAHQPVVLGLTARAAGLEPLDAAHCALYESVSGPASATVRLLSLDPFDATGVLARLAPELDRVADRAVEAARRASAEGTGALPAASAPLLEIGAEGHAAWPVRLFAS, from the coding sequence ATGTCGAGAGCAGCGCTGCTCGTCCTCGCCGACGGCCGCTTCCCCGCCGGAGGGCACGCCCACTCCGGCGGGGCGGAGGCCGCCGTCAAGGCGGGCCGGATCGCCGACGCCGCGAGCCTGGAGGACTTCTGCCGGGGGAGGCTGCACACCACCGGCCTGGTCGCCGCCTCCCTCGCGGCGGCGGCCGTACTCGGCCTGCCGGTGGGGGAGTTGGACGCGGCTGCCGATGCCCGGACCCCGTCGCCCGCGCTGCGCACCGCCGCGCGCCGGCTCGGGCGCCAACTGCTCCGGGCGGCGCGTGCCACCTGGCCGAACCCCGAACTGGACGCACTGGCCCAGGAGTTCCCCAAGGGCGCCCACCAGCCGGTCGTCCTGGGCCTCACCGCACGCGCGGCCGGTCTGGAGCCGCTCGACGCCGCCCACTGTGCGCTGTACGAGAGCGTGAGCGGCCCCGCGAGCGCCACCGTACGGCTGCTCAGCCTCGACCCGTTCGACGCCACCGGCGTACTGGCCCGGCTGGCACCCGAGCTGGACCGGGTGGCGGACCGTGCCGTGGAGGCCGCCCGGCGCGCGTCCGCCGAGGGCACCGGCGCCCTGCCCGCCGCTTCCGCGCCCCTGCTGGAGATCGGCGCAGAGGGCCACGCCGCCTGGCCGGTCCGCCTCTTCGCCTCGTAG
- a CDS encoding alpha/beta hydrolase, translating into MRENKPKSRLLALGSAGALVTATLIAGAVTAPAASADSRHGQDREARGAATAAARAAKAGIDWQDCPADWGLEKPIQCGWVSVPLDYAKPNGKQIKLAVDRIGNTGTKEERQGALIYNPGGPGGSGLRFPRRVTTKSALWANTAKAYDFVGFDPRGVGHSTPISCVDPQEFVKAPKADPVPGSEADKRAQRKLAREYAEGCAERSGAMLPHMTTPNTARDLDVVRAALGEKKLNYLGVSYGTYLGAVYGTLFPGHIRRMIVDSVVDPARENIWYQANLNQDIAFEGRWKDWQDWVAANDAAFHLGTTRGAVQAQWLKLRAAAAKSPLGGVVGPAELISFFQSAPYYDSSWVPVATAFSKYVAGDTQALVDAAAPDLSDTAGNISAENGNAVYTAVECADAKWPTSWHTWDRDNTRLHKDYPFMTWANAWMNLPCATWGSKQHTPVEVGTHRGLPPVLIVQSTNDAATPYAGAVSLHERFKGSRLITEKGAGSHGVTGLVNPCINQRVDAYLLSGKLDSSDVTCAPHATPQP; encoded by the coding sequence TTGAGGGAGAACAAACCGAAGAGCCGCCTGCTGGCGCTCGGTTCGGCCGGCGCGCTCGTCACCGCCACGCTGATAGCCGGCGCGGTGACGGCACCCGCGGCCAGCGCCGACAGCCGCCACGGCCAGGACCGCGAGGCCCGCGGCGCCGCCACGGCCGCCGCCCGCGCCGCCAAGGCCGGCATCGACTGGCAGGACTGCCCCGCCGACTGGGGGCTTGAGAAGCCCATCCAGTGCGGCTGGGTCTCCGTGCCGCTGGACTACGCCAAGCCGAACGGCAAGCAGATCAAGCTCGCCGTGGACCGCATCGGCAACACCGGCACCAAGGAGGAGCGCCAGGGCGCCCTCATCTACAACCCCGGCGGCCCCGGTGGCTCCGGCCTGCGCTTCCCGCGCCGGGTCACCACCAAGAGCGCGCTGTGGGCCAACACGGCCAAGGCGTACGACTTCGTGGGCTTCGACCCGCGCGGCGTCGGCCACTCCACCCCCATCTCCTGCGTCGACCCGCAGGAGTTCGTCAAGGCGCCCAAGGCCGACCCGGTGCCCGGCAGCGAGGCCGACAAGCGCGCCCAGCGCAAGCTGGCCCGCGAGTACGCCGAGGGCTGTGCCGAGCGCAGCGGCGCGATGCTGCCGCACATGACCACGCCGAACACCGCCCGTGACCTGGACGTCGTCCGGGCCGCGCTCGGCGAGAAGAAGCTCAACTACCTGGGCGTCTCCTACGGCACCTACCTCGGCGCCGTCTACGGCACGCTCTTCCCGGGGCACATCCGCCGGATGATCGTCGACAGCGTCGTCGACCCCGCGCGCGAGAACATCTGGTACCAGGCCAACCTGAACCAGGACATCGCCTTCGAGGGCCGCTGGAAGGACTGGCAGGACTGGGTCGCCGCCAACGACGCCGCCTTCCACCTCGGCACCACCCGCGGCGCCGTGCAGGCGCAGTGGCTCAAGCTGCGCGCCGCCGCCGCGAAGAGCCCGCTCGGCGGGGTCGTCGGCCCGGCCGAGCTGATCTCCTTCTTCCAGAGCGCCCCGTACTACGACTCCTCGTGGGTGCCGGTCGCCACGGCGTTCAGCAAGTACGTCGCCGGTGACACCCAGGCTCTCGTGGACGCCGCCGCGCCCGACCTGTCGGACACCGCGGGCAACATCTCCGCGGAGAACGGCAACGCGGTCTACACCGCCGTCGAGTGCGCCGACGCCAAGTGGCCCACGAGCTGGCACACCTGGGACCGGGACAACACCCGGCTCCACAAGGACTACCCGTTCATGACCTGGGCGAACGCCTGGATGAACCTGCCCTGTGCCACGTGGGGCTCCAAGCAGCACACCCCCGTCGAGGTGGGCACCCACCGCGGGCTGCCGCCCGTGCTGATCGTGCAGTCCACCAATGACGCGGCGACGCCGTACGCCGGCGCCGTCTCGCTGCACGAGCGGTTCAAGGGCTCCCGCCTGATCACCGAGAAGGGCGCGGGCTCCCACGGGGTGACCGGACTGGTCAACCCGTGCATCAACCAGCGCGTCGACGCCTACCTGCTGAGCGGCAAGCTCGACAGCTCCGACGTCACCTGCGCACCGCACGCCACGCCCCAGCCGTAA
- a CDS encoding 8-amino-7-oxononanoate synthase yields MAFGWIDEQAEARRRAGLLRTLRPRAADSPLLDLASNDYLGLARHPEVVAGAAEAVRTWGGGATGSRLVTGTTELHARLEAEIAAFCGFEAALVLSSGYAANLAAVTALGPHGSLIVSDAGNHASLIDGCRLARATTQVVGHADPDAVAKALATHRGEAIAVSDTVFSVDGDAAPLRRLAEACREHGAGLVVDDAHGLGVLGEGGRGAAHAAGLAGAADVVVTATLSKSLGSQGGVVLGPARVIGHLVNTARTFIFDTGLAPAAAGAALAALRLLRSEPERPARVRAVAAELHARLTAEGLAAVRPDAAVVSVRAPSPEAAVGWAADCRAEGLSVGCFRPPSVPDGVSRLRLTARADLSEAQIEQAVRVITAVRPC; encoded by the coding sequence ATGGCGTTCGGCTGGATCGACGAGCAGGCCGAGGCGCGCCGCCGCGCCGGACTCCTGCGGACCCTGCGCCCCCGTGCCGCCGACTCGCCCCTGCTGGACCTGGCGAGCAACGACTACCTGGGCCTGGCCCGTCACCCGGAGGTCGTCGCGGGCGCGGCGGAGGCGGTCAGGACCTGGGGCGGCGGCGCCACCGGCTCCCGTCTGGTCACCGGCACCACCGAGCTGCACGCCCGGCTGGAGGCCGAAATCGCCGCGTTCTGCGGCTTCGAGGCGGCCCTCGTGCTGTCCTCCGGGTACGCCGCCAACCTGGCCGCCGTCACCGCGCTCGGCCCGCACGGCTCGCTGATCGTCTCCGACGCGGGCAACCACGCCTCCCTGATCGACGGGTGCCGCCTGGCACGCGCGACCACACAGGTCGTCGGACACGCCGACCCGGACGCCGTCGCCAAGGCGCTGGCGACACACCGGGGCGAGGCGATCGCCGTCTCCGACACGGTGTTCTCCGTCGACGGCGACGCGGCCCCCTTGCGCCGACTGGCCGAAGCCTGCCGGGAACACGGCGCCGGACTGGTCGTGGACGACGCGCACGGTCTCGGCGTGCTGGGGGAGGGCGGCCGGGGCGCGGCGCACGCGGCCGGCCTCGCGGGCGCGGCCGACGTGGTGGTCACGGCGACGCTGTCCAAGTCGCTGGGCAGCCAGGGCGGGGTGGTGCTGGGCCCGGCGCGGGTGATCGGCCATCTGGTCAACACCGCGCGGACGTTCATCTTCGACACCGGACTCGCTCCCGCCGCCGCGGGGGCCGCGCTGGCCGCGCTGCGGCTGCTGCGGAGCGAACCGGAGCGCCCGGCGCGCGTCCGCGCGGTCGCCGCCGAACTGCACGCCCGCCTGACCGCCGAGGGCCTCGCGGCGGTACGCCCGGACGCGGCCGTGGTCTCCGTGCGGGCGCCGTCGCCCGAGGCGGCCGTGGGGTGGGCCGCCGACTGCCGTGCCGAGGGACTGTCGGTGGGCTGCTTCCGCCCGCCGTCCGTCCCGGACGGCGTGTCCCGGCTGCGGCTGACCGCCCGCGCGGACCTGTCAGAGGCCCAGATCGAACAGGCCGTAAGGGTCATCACCGCTGTTCGGCCCTGTTGA
- a CDS encoding urease subunit gamma, whose amino-acid sequence MQLTPHEQERLLIHVAADVAERRRARGVKLNHPEAVALITSHILEGARDGRTVAELMSSGRKVLTRDDVMDGIPEMIHDVQVEATFPDGTKLVTVHDPIV is encoded by the coding sequence GTGCAACTGACCCCGCACGAGCAAGAGCGACTGCTGATCCATGTGGCGGCCGACGTGGCCGAGCGGCGCCGGGCCCGCGGCGTGAAGCTCAATCACCCGGAGGCGGTCGCGCTCATCACGTCGCACATCCTGGAGGGCGCCCGCGACGGCCGCACCGTCGCCGAGCTGATGTCCTCCGGCCGCAAGGTGCTCACCCGCGACGACGTGATGGATGGCATCCCCGAGATGATCCACGACGTCCAGGTGGAGGCCACCTTCCCGGACGGCACCAAGCTGGTCACCGTCCACGACCCGATCGTCTGA
- the ureG gene encoding urease accessory protein UreG: MHLDHTHPGPAAVSADAHRPDGARRALRIGLGGPVGSGKTATVAALCRALRDELSLAVVTNDIYTREDAEFLLREAVLPPERITAVETGACPHTAIRDDISANLEAVEDLEEAVGPLDLILVESGGDNLTATFSKGLVDAQIFVIDVAGGDDIPRKGGPGVTTADLLVVNKTDLAPYVGSDLARMAADAKAQRAELPVVFQTLRVEDGVGEVAGWVRERLAAWTA, from the coding sequence ATGCATCTCGACCACACCCACCCCGGTCCCGCCGCCGTCAGCGCCGACGCGCACCGCCCCGACGGTGCCCGGCGCGCCCTGCGCATCGGCCTCGGGGGCCCGGTGGGGTCCGGCAAGACCGCGACCGTCGCCGCGCTGTGCCGGGCGCTGCGCGACGAGCTGTCCCTCGCTGTCGTCACCAACGACATCTACACCCGTGAGGACGCCGAATTCCTCCTGAGGGAAGCCGTGTTGCCGCCCGAGCGGATCACGGCCGTGGAGACCGGCGCCTGTCCGCACACCGCGATCCGCGACGACATCTCCGCCAACCTCGAAGCCGTGGAGGACCTGGAGGAGGCGGTCGGCCCTCTCGACCTGATCCTCGTCGAGTCCGGCGGTGACAACCTCACGGCCACCTTCTCCAAGGGGCTCGTGGACGCCCAGATCTTCGTCATCGACGTCGCCGGAGGGGACGACATCCCGCGCAAGGGCGGCCCCGGCGTCACCACCGCCGACCTGCTCGTGGTCAACAAGACCGACCTCGCCCCGTACGTCGGCTCCGACCTCGCCCGCATGGCCGCCGACGCCAAGGCGCAGCGGGCCGAACTCCCGGTGGTCTTCCAGACGTTGCGCGTCGAGGACGGAGTCGGCGAGGTGGCCGGATGGGTGCGCGAGCGGCTCGCCGCGTGGACGGCGTGA
- a CDS encoding ATP-dependent Clp protease proteolytic subunit has translation MTRSNARHVLPEFTEREGGVRRTLDPYSKLFEHRIVFLGTPLDGAAATDVIAQLMQLEHAAPDRDITLYLNCPGGDFHAMTAVYDTMRYIGCDVETYCLGQVASVAAVLLAAGAPGKRFALPGARVVLRQPELAEPVRGQPSDLAIKAAELVRARDLMEEMFVRHTGRDAATVHADLERERVLDAAGALEHGLVDGIVGDRKSLPGAR, from the coding sequence ATGACCCGATCGAACGCCCGACATGTCCTGCCCGAGTTCACCGAGCGCGAGGGCGGCGTGCGCCGCACGCTCGACCCGTACTCCAAGCTGTTCGAGCACCGGATCGTGTTCCTCGGGACGCCGCTCGACGGCGCGGCGGCCACGGATGTGATCGCGCAGCTCATGCAGCTCGAACACGCCGCCCCGGACCGGGACATCACGCTGTACCTGAACTGCCCCGGCGGCGACTTCCATGCCATGACGGCGGTGTACGACACGATGCGCTACATCGGCTGCGACGTGGAGACGTACTGCCTGGGCCAGGTCGCCTCGGTGGCCGCCGTGCTGCTCGCGGCCGGAGCGCCCGGCAAGCGGTTCGCGCTGCCCGGCGCCCGGGTGGTGCTCCGCCAGCCGGAGCTGGCCGAACCGGTGCGGGGGCAGCCCAGCGACCTGGCCATCAAGGCGGCGGAGCTGGTGCGGGCGCGGGATCTGATGGAGGAGATGTTCGTCCGGCACACCGGGCGGGACGCCGCCACCGTCCATGCCGACCTGGAGCGCGAGCGGGTGCTTGACGCCGCCGGCGCCCTGGAGCACGGCCTGGTGGACGGGATCGTGGGCGACCGCAAGAGCCTGCCCGGCGCCCGGTGA
- a CDS encoding urease subunit alpha — translation MPEISRAAYADLFGPTTGDRIRLADTDLLVEIEEDRSGGPGASGDEAVFGGGKVIRESMGQSRATRAEGTPDTVITGVVIVDHWGVIKADVGIRDGRITGIGKAGNPDTMDGVHPDLVIGPETEIIAGNGRILTAGAIDAHVHFICPQIADEALSSGVTTLVGGGTGPAEGSKATTVTPGPWHLARMLEAMEAYPVNVGFLGKGNTVSHEAMLSQIRGGAVGLKLHEDWGSTPAVIDAALTVADRTGVQVAIHTDTLNEAGFVGDTLAAIAGRGIHSYHTEGAGGGHAPDIMTVVSQPNVLPSSTNPTRPFTVNTAEEHLDMLMVCHHLNPAVPEDLAFAESRIRPSTIGAEDILHDLGAISIISSDSQAMGRVGEVILRTWQTAHVMKGRRGALPGDGRADNHRVRRYVAKYTINPALAQGLAAEIGSVETGKLADLVLWEPAFFGVKPLLVLKGGQIAYAQMGDANASIPTPQPILPRPMFGAIGRAPAANSFNFVSPLAIEDGLPERLGLGKRFVAIRSTRAVTKADLRENDAMPDVRIDPDSFAVHIDGELVEAVPAAELPMAQRYFLF, via the coding sequence ATGCCTGAGATCTCCCGCGCCGCCTACGCCGACCTGTTCGGCCCCACCACCGGCGACCGCATCCGCCTCGCCGACACCGACCTGCTCGTCGAGATCGAGGAGGACCGCTCCGGCGGCCCCGGCGCCTCCGGCGACGAGGCGGTCTTCGGCGGCGGCAAGGTCATCCGCGAGTCCATGGGCCAGTCCCGCGCCACTCGCGCCGAGGGCACCCCGGACACCGTGATCACCGGTGTCGTCATCGTGGACCACTGGGGCGTGATCAAGGCCGACGTCGGCATCCGCGACGGCCGGATCACCGGCATCGGCAAGGCCGGCAACCCCGACACCATGGACGGCGTCCACCCCGACCTCGTCATCGGCCCCGAGACCGAGATCATCGCGGGCAACGGACGCATCCTCACGGCCGGCGCCATCGACGCCCATGTGCACTTCATCTGCCCGCAGATCGCCGACGAGGCGCTCTCCTCCGGCGTCACCACACTGGTCGGCGGCGGCACCGGCCCGGCCGAGGGCTCCAAGGCCACCACCGTCACACCGGGCCCCTGGCACCTCGCCCGGATGCTGGAGGCGATGGAGGCGTACCCGGTCAACGTCGGCTTCCTCGGCAAGGGCAACACCGTCTCGCACGAGGCGATGCTGTCCCAGATCAGAGGCGGCGCCGTCGGCCTGAAGCTGCACGAGGACTGGGGCTCCACCCCGGCCGTCATCGACGCGGCCCTCACCGTGGCCGACCGCACCGGCGTCCAGGTCGCCATCCACACCGACACCCTCAATGAGGCCGGTTTCGTCGGCGACACCCTCGCCGCCATCGCCGGGCGGGGCATCCACTCGTACCACACCGAGGGTGCCGGGGGCGGGCACGCGCCGGACATCATGACGGTCGTCTCGCAGCCCAACGTGCTGCCCAGCTCGACCAATCCGACCCGGCCGTTCACCGTCAACACCGCCGAGGAACACCTCGACATGCTGATGGTCTGCCACCACCTCAACCCGGCCGTGCCCGAGGACCTCGCCTTCGCCGAGTCCCGCATCCGGCCGTCCACCATCGGCGCGGAGGACATCCTCCACGACCTCGGCGCCATCTCGATCATCTCCTCCGACTCCCAGGCCATGGGCCGCGTCGGCGAGGTGATCCTGCGTACCTGGCAGACCGCCCATGTGATGAAGGGCCGCCGGGGGGCGCTGCCCGGCGACGGCCGCGCCGACAACCACCGGGTGCGGCGGTACGTCGCCAAGTACACGATCAACCCGGCGCTCGCGCAGGGCCTCGCCGCCGAGATCGGGTCCGTCGAGACCGGCAAGCTGGCCGACCTCGTGCTGTGGGAACCGGCGTTCTTCGGGGTGAAGCCGCTGCTCGTGCTCAAGGGCGGCCAGATCGCCTACGCGCAGATGGGCGACGCCAACGCCTCCATCCCCACCCCTCAGCCGATCCTGCCCCGCCCGATGTTCGGCGCCATCGGACGGGCCCCGGCCGCCAACTCCTTCAACTTCGTCTCGCCGTTGGCGATCGAGGACGGCCTGCCCGAACGGCTCGGGCTCGGCAAGCGGTTCGTGGCGATCCGGTCCACGCGCGCGGTCACCAAGGCCGACCTGCGCGAGAACGACGCCATGCCGGACGTACGGATCGACCCCGACAGCTTCGCCGTGCACATCGACGGTGAGCTGGTCGAGGCGGTACCGGCCGCCGAACTGCCCATGGCCCAGCGCTACTTCCTCTTCTGA